A window from Kovacikia minuta CCNUW1 encodes these proteins:
- a CDS encoding NUDIX hydrolase — MRRLWYFAQTVLGILFHHPVTGTSIIPILPDGRIVLIQRRDNGKWGLPGGMVNWGEDIPTTIQRELEEETGLEMSKIRRLVGVYSSPERDPRVHSICVVVEVEAQGEMHIVDTMEILDVQAFSPTTLPVGELSHDHDRQLQDYFNGLTTLA, encoded by the coding sequence ATGCGTCGGTTATGGTATTTTGCACAAACCGTGTTAGGTATCCTGTTTCACCACCCCGTAACAGGCACCAGCATCATTCCAATCCTGCCAGATGGGCGTATTGTTTTGATTCAACGTCGGGATAACGGCAAATGGGGATTACCGGGAGGCATGGTGAACTGGGGTGAAGATATTCCCACGACCATTCAGCGCGAACTGGAAGAAGAAACTGGTCTGGAGATGTCTAAAATTCGTCGTCTGGTTGGCGTTTACTCCTCCCCAGAAAGAGATCCCCGGGTTCATTCCATCTGTGTCGTGGTTGAAGTCGAAGCCCAGGGAGAAATGCACATTGTTGATACGATGGAAATTCTTGATGTGCAAGCATTCTCGCCCACCACGCTACCCGTCGGCGAACTCTCCCACGACCACGATCGCCAGCTCCAGGATTATTTCAATGGCCTGACCACTCTAGCGTAA
- a CDS encoding alpha/beta fold hydrolase, whose protein sequence is MTYSRMPLPIRNARIKLSQGQIFWREIGRGPVLVFLHGSWEDSSQWLPVIEHLSSEFHCFAPDLLGFGESECPKVHYSIEYQVECLAEYLEALKLKQVYLVGHSLGGWIAASYALKYLDQVNGIVLLTPEGVLARGLERRWQGARLLLQPFVLWTLRSLRPLAKLLKIGKIDPLLQQRQQLLQFPTTCQLLFQRRWAEVKAELLQERLSWLKIPALVLQGGQDTNQAAILSHTYAQLLPQADLKQIPQTGKNLPQSHPETVAQLIRAFVSGKG, encoded by the coding sequence ATGACCTATTCCCGCATGCCCCTCCCCATCCGCAATGCTCGAATTAAGCTATCGCAGGGGCAAATCTTCTGGCGGGAAATTGGTCGAGGACCAGTCCTGGTCTTTTTGCATGGTTCCTGGGAAGACAGCAGCCAGTGGTTACCAGTCATTGAGCACCTCAGTTCTGAATTCCATTGCTTTGCACCCGATTTGCTTGGGTTTGGAGAGTCGGAATGCCCTAAAGTTCATTACTCGATCGAGTATCAGGTCGAGTGTTTGGCAGAATATCTGGAAGCATTAAAACTGAAGCAAGTCTATTTGGTGGGCCATTCCCTCGGTGGGTGGATCGCTGCCAGCTATGCCCTGAAGTATCTGGATCAGGTGAATGGCATCGTGCTGCTAACACCAGAGGGCGTGTTAGCCAGGGGGCTGGAACGGCGCTGGCAGGGGGCAAGGCTGTTGCTACAACCATTCGTACTGTGGACGCTGCGATCGCTGCGTCCCCTGGCAAAACTGCTCAAGATCGGCAAAATTGACCCATTACTCCAACAGCGGCAACAACTGCTTCAATTTCCCACTACTTGCCAGCTATTATTTCAACGACGCTGGGCTGAAGTCAAAGCAGAATTGCTTCAAGAACGATTGAGCTGGCTAAAAATTCCCGCTCTCGTGCTTCAGGGTGGACAGGACACCAACCAGGCAGCCATACTCAGCCACACTTACGCCCAACTTCTCCCCCAGGCAGATCTGAAGCAAATTCCCCAGACAGGCAAAAATCTTCCTCAGTCACACCCCGAAACTGTTGCCCAGCTCATTCGAGCGTTTGTAAGCGGGAAGGGATAA
- a CDS encoding pantothenate kinase: MHETSPPRDAIWIALMIGNSRLHWAIFSGNQLQQTWNTPHLSQETAQQLKTNQFDLTILLPPHPSLPTPHSPLPLWIASVVPSQSVAWQEYPHAHFLTLEHVPLQGTYSTLGIDRALAVWGAISLVGSPALVIDAGTALTFTGADRNHQLVGGAILPGVQLQFRALSQGTAALSELPTPYTPHPTPLPPRWALNTHDAIASGVIHTLIASIRSFVEDWWQRFPDSTVILTGGDGDRLYDHIKQQVPALAARITVNPAILFEGIRAVRRRQAEGREQKGTGER; encoded by the coding sequence TTGCACGAAACAAGTCCGCCACGGGATGCGATTTGGATTGCACTAATGATTGGCAATTCCCGCTTACATTGGGCAATTTTTTCAGGTAACCAGCTACAACAAACCTGGAATACCCCGCATCTGTCTCAGGAAACAGCACAACAGCTAAAGACGAATCAATTTGACCTGACAATTCTCCTTCCCCCCCACCCCTCACTCCCCACCCCCCACTCCCCACTCCCGCTCTGGATTGCCTCCGTTGTTCCCAGCCAAAGTGTTGCTTGGCAAGAATACCCCCATGCTCATTTCCTGACCTTGGAGCATGTGCCTTTACAGGGAACCTATTCTACCCTGGGTATCGATCGCGCCCTTGCTGTTTGGGGTGCCATCTCCTTGGTGGGTAGCCCTGCTCTTGTCATCGATGCTGGCACCGCTTTGACCTTTACCGGAGCCGATAGAAATCATCAACTGGTAGGAGGAGCAATTCTTCCAGGGGTACAACTTCAATTCAGAGCATTGAGTCAGGGAACCGCCGCGCTCTCTGAACTTCCCACACCCTACACCCCACACCCCACACCCCTCCCCCCTCGTTGGGCACTCAACACCCATGATGCGATCGCCAGTGGTGTGATCCATACCTTGATCGCAAGTATCCGATCCTTTGTAGAAGACTGGTGGCAACGGTTTCCTGACAGTACAGTCATATTGACTGGGGGAGATGGCGATCGCTTGTATGACCACATCAAGCAACAGGTACCCGCATTAGCAGCGAGAATCACGGTTAATCCTGCCATCCTCTTTGAGGGAATACGCGCAGTCAGGAGAAGGCAGGCAGAGGGCAGAGAGCAGAAGGGGACCGGGGAGCGGTGA
- a CDS encoding DMT family transporter has product MAKPESAQWTAIVALLALALIWGNNWVQMKVAVHYAPPLVFAAIRVFLGALSLFAMMVVLRKPLAPREIQGTLWVGLLQITGVYGLATWALESGGAGKTSVLVYTMPFWTVMLAWIFLGDRIRGLQWVAIGLSLVGLFFILEPQNLQGGLFSKTLAILAGVCWGGGAIVAKKLRQTVDLDLLSFTAWQMLFAAVPLILVALLVPAAPINWTPQFVFALIYNVIPGTAIATLLWLFVLNQLPAGTAGLGLLLNPIVAVFSAWIQLGEQPGLVESVGMLLIAIALILNALHAMRSSLP; this is encoded by the coding sequence GTGGCTAAACCTGAATCTGCACAATGGACTGCGATCGTAGCTTTGCTTGCCCTTGCATTGATCTGGGGCAACAACTGGGTGCAAATGAAAGTAGCTGTCCACTATGCCCCTCCGTTAGTGTTTGCCGCAATTCGAGTTTTTTTAGGAGCCTTGAGTTTGTTTGCAATGATGGTGGTGTTGCGGAAACCCCTGGCACCCAGGGAAATTCAGGGAACGTTGTGGGTGGGGTTACTACAAATTACGGGGGTCTACGGCTTAGCAACCTGGGCATTGGAAAGCGGTGGGGCAGGAAAAACCTCAGTCCTGGTTTACACCATGCCATTTTGGACGGTAATGCTTGCCTGGATATTTTTAGGCGATCGCATTCGAGGACTGCAATGGGTTGCCATCGGCTTAAGTCTGGTGGGCTTATTTTTTATTCTGGAACCGCAAAATCTACAAGGAGGTCTCTTCAGTAAAACATTGGCAATTCTGGCAGGAGTTTGCTGGGGGGGTGGGGCGATCGTTGCCAAAAAATTGCGTCAAACGGTTGATCTCGATCTTTTATCATTCACCGCCTGGCAAATGCTGTTTGCTGCTGTTCCGTTGATTCTGGTCGCTTTGTTGGTGCCCGCTGCGCCCATCAACTGGACACCCCAATTTGTTTTCGCCCTGATTTACAACGTCATCCCCGGAACGGCGATCGCAACCCTGCTCTGGCTGTTTGTGCTGAATCAACTGCCCGCTGGCACCGCAGGCTTGGGGTTGCTACTCAATCCGATCGTGGCTGTATTTTCTGCCTGGATTCAATTAGGCGAACAACCAGGGCTGGTGGAGTCCGTAGGAATGCTGCTGATTGCGATCGCGTTAATACTCAATGCATTGCATGCCATGAGATCCTCGCTACCGTAA
- a CDS encoding TenA family transcriptional regulator gives MNENEPPSLDFLQYVESLNGFEIKKMSESGAQLFPFSGHPSDSSTSTCLSTIPIYIQHHRLLRHPWLIAFSNAHLSHLDLLTWLHQRYLVSWCFPNWLMATVAKLPSAEARIPLLLNLYEEHGLGESHGGKPHPQMWRQLFEELGAIAPGEALPLPQSTTDLNQGTLLYLRLYTTACFRLPALVGLGAMAFVEFILPYENQLILQGLERLGISQRGREFFEVHCQCDEAHAGEILNVMEKLANTPTAIGQVWQGIQIAENARQGFYDALSVDRNNSLTCSQASAAATAL, from the coding sequence ATGAACGAGAACGAGCCACCAAGCTTGGACTTTTTGCAATACGTTGAATCCCTCAACGGGTTTGAAATTAAAAAAATGAGCGAATCTGGGGCACAGTTATTCCCCTTCTCAGGGCACCCTTCCGACTCCAGCACATCCACCTGTCTTAGCACGATTCCAATCTATATTCAGCATCACAGACTGCTACGCCATCCCTGGCTAATCGCCTTTTCCAATGCACACTTAAGCCACCTAGATTTGTTGACCTGGTTACATCAGCGCTACCTGGTTAGCTGGTGCTTTCCAAATTGGTTGATGGCAACTGTGGCAAAGTTACCGAGTGCCGAGGCACGCATTCCCCTGCTCCTAAACCTGTATGAAGAACACGGGCTGGGAGAGTCCCACGGAGGTAAACCCCATCCCCAAATGTGGCGGCAGTTGTTTGAAGAGTTAGGGGCGATCGCACCCGGAGAAGCGCTTCCCTTACCCCAGTCAACAACCGATTTGAACCAGGGAACCCTGCTGTATTTAAGGCTTTACACAACTGCCTGTTTCCGATTACCCGCTTTAGTTGGGTTAGGGGCAATGGCATTCGTCGAATTCATTCTGCCCTACGAAAATCAACTCATCCTTCAGGGGTTAGAACGGCTAGGCATTTCGCAGCGGGGACGGGAATTTTTTGAAGTTCATTGCCAGTGCGACGAAGCCCATGCAGGAGAAATTCTGAATGTTATGGAGAAACTGGCAAACACCCCCACTGCGATCGGGCAAGTTTGGCAGGGAATTCAGATCGCAGAAAATGCTCGTCAGGGGTTTTACGATGCCTTGAGCGTTGATCGAAATAACTCCTTAACCTGCTCCCAGGCATCGGCAGCAGCGACCGCGTTATAG
- a CDS encoding dienelactone hydrolase family protein — protein sequence MAGKEIRTQMVQVPNQGLQIDSYLAEPVEEGTFPAVIVFQEIFGINTHIREVTERLAREGYVAIAPALYQRTAPGFDVGYSQEEVLLGRKYKEQTKAAEFMGDIQATIAYLKRLPKFQGDAIGCIGFCFGGLVAYLAATLPDIKATASFYGGGTTTWMPGGGEPPVSQTAKIHGVLYGFYGTQDDLIPNEQVDQIESALQQHQVQHRIFRYPTGHGFFCNHRASYNAVAAADAWEQVKELFRSTLKAS from the coding sequence ATGGCTGGAAAAGAAATTCGCACACAAATGGTTCAGGTTCCAAATCAGGGCTTGCAGATTGACAGCTATCTGGCTGAGCCAGTTGAGGAGGGCACCTTTCCGGCTGTGATTGTGTTTCAAGAGATTTTTGGAATTAATACCCACATTCGTGAGGTGACAGAACGGCTTGCCCGCGAGGGATACGTGGCGATCGCTCCTGCCCTTTACCAGCGCACTGCCCCCGGATTTGATGTGGGCTATTCCCAGGAGGAGGTTTTGTTGGGGCGGAAGTATAAGGAACAGACTAAAGCCGCTGAGTTTATGGGGGATATTCAGGCAACGATCGCGTATCTCAAAAGGTTGCCCAAATTTCAGGGGGATGCGATCGGGTGCATTGGTTTTTGCTTTGGTGGTCTGGTTGCTTACCTGGCAGCCACCTTACCCGATATCAAAGCAACTGCCTCTTTCTACGGTGGGGGAACTACCACCTGGATGCCTGGTGGCGGCGAGCCGCCCGTTAGCCAGACCGCAAAAATTCACGGGGTTCTGTATGGGTTCTATGGTACCCAGGATGACTTGATTCCGAATGAACAGGTTGATCAAATTGAATCCGCCCTTCAGCAACACCAGGTTCAGCACCGAATTTTCCGCTATCCCACGGGGCATGGCTTCTTCTGTAATCACCGCGCCAGCTATAACGCGGTCGCTGCTGCCGATGCCTGGGAGCAGGTTAAGGAGTTATTTCGATCAACGCTCAAGGCATCGTAA
- a CDS encoding sulfite exporter TauE/SafE family protein translates to MINGTHELTPLHALWLFGAALMAGALNGVVGGGSFISFPALLFTGVPPINANATSNTAIWIGMLASVGAYRRDLTNQYRHLVPLVLVSVVGSVAGSLLLLHTSQATFTRLIPYLLLLATVLFTLSEPFKQRLQNHQVSASTASHVFRLGVLLLQLAIATYGGFFGGGMGILMLATLSLMGIGTIHTQNAVRAVLSTSINITASIPFLLAGVIVWQQAALMAIGAILGGYWSAFYARQLPPKLVRRFVILVGFIMTLYFFWRSGE, encoded by the coding sequence ATGATTAACGGTACGCATGAATTAACCCCACTCCACGCCCTCTGGCTATTTGGGGCAGCACTGATGGCAGGAGCATTGAACGGCGTCGTGGGTGGGGGAAGCTTTATCTCCTTTCCCGCCTTACTGTTTACTGGGGTGCCCCCCATTAATGCCAATGCCACCAGCAATACCGCCATCTGGATTGGAATGCTCGCGAGTGTGGGCGCTTATCGACGGGATCTGACCAACCAATATCGGCATCTGGTGCCTCTGGTGCTGGTTAGTGTGGTAGGGAGCGTGGCAGGCTCCCTCTTGCTGCTCCATACTTCTCAAGCGACATTTACGCGTCTGATTCCCTACCTACTCCTGCTGGCAACGGTGTTATTTACCTTGAGTGAGCCGTTCAAGCAACGGTTGCAAAACCATCAAGTTTCCGCATCGACCGCTTCTCACGTCTTCCGGCTTGGAGTGTTGCTGTTGCAACTGGCGATCGCCACCTATGGCGGATTTTTTGGTGGTGGCATGGGCATTTTGATGCTGGCTACACTCTCGCTTATGGGTATCGGCACCATTCATACCCAGAATGCAGTGCGAGCCGTGTTATCAACCAGCATTAATATCACTGCCAGTATTCCGTTTCTGCTAGCAGGTGTAATTGTCTGGCAACAGGCAGCCCTAATGGCGATCGGAGCAATTCTGGGCGGCTATTGGAGTGCCTTCTATGCCCGCCAACTACCTCCCAAATTAGTCCGGCGGTTTGTCATCCTGGTGGGATTTATAATGACGCTGTACTTCTTTTGGAGGAGTGGAGAGTAG
- a CDS encoding sensor histidine kinase, with translation MLISVGSAAVISYNLVRQLILESLKAKALLQVQKSGSDIDEWVGELSAQIDSAANNNAVRSMDWSIARPYMQLEVDRLPDFFAMNLVNPDGTYYTTKVGFVKGKTLSDRPHFQQAAAGKIDVSDLVIARSTGIRQILITVPIWSVPPFNRGTESPEDAKTRAENLARLQLPVAANRAPQIIGQLWGAVPVDHIQEVVARITDHEGSYAFAIDSQGVLIAHPNYKLLASATSILQGTNPGLASIGRQMLSGHSSVKLMQLDGEWVYVAYTPLQRSRWSLAQVIPRAYLEQKLLGLNVLASVLGIILVIAAIVALRLIQLLEQTHLRAETEAHQAQQLNQAFQELRHTQSQLIQSEKMSSLGQLVAGVAHEINNPVSFIHGNLSHVNEYTHSLLSLVNLYQQYYPDAEPVIQKEIEAIDLEFLQEDLPKILESMKMGSNRIRQIVLSLRNFSRLDQAEMKPVNIHEGIDSTLMILQNRLKAKSHSPDIEIIKDYGNLPEIECYAGQLNQVFMNILSNAIDALEEKSGARSQEPEGIQNVELKTQNSSPSPAPDSPLPTPSIQIQTQLLTPNRVRIRIADNGPGIPPAVQERLFDPFFTTKPVGAGTGLGLSISYQIVVEKHRGSLKCISELGKGTEFWIEIPTHQIEVPSALPSKEFVA, from the coding sequence GTGTTGATTTCGGTTGGTAGTGCCGCAGTCATCAGCTACAACCTGGTGCGCCAACTGATCCTTGAAAGTCTGAAGGCAAAAGCGCTGTTGCAGGTGCAGAAAAGCGGTAGTGATATCGATGAATGGGTAGGTGAGCTATCCGCCCAGATTGATTCTGCCGCTAATAACAATGCGGTTCGCTCAATGGATTGGTCGATCGCCCGTCCGTATATGCAACTGGAGGTCGATCGCCTACCCGATTTTTTTGCCATGAATCTGGTTAACCCAGATGGCACCTACTACACCACGAAAGTAGGCTTTGTCAAAGGCAAAACCTTGAGCGATCGTCCCCACTTTCAACAAGCCGCTGCCGGAAAAATTGACGTGTCTGACCTGGTAATTGCTCGCTCTACAGGCATTCGACAAATTCTCATCACCGTTCCCATCTGGTCGGTGCCGCCCTTTAACCGGGGGACGGAATCGCCGGAGGATGCCAAAACCCGTGCCGAGAATTTGGCTCGCCTTCAGTTGCCAGTGGCTGCGAATCGTGCGCCCCAAATTATTGGTCAATTGTGGGGGGCGGTTCCCGTGGATCATATTCAGGAAGTTGTTGCCCGAATTACCGATCACGAAGGCAGCTACGCTTTTGCGATCGACTCTCAAGGGGTGTTAATTGCCCATCCCAATTACAAGCTTTTAGCATCTGCCACAAGTATTTTGCAGGGAACAAACCCCGGTCTGGCATCCATCGGACGACAAATGCTGAGTGGTCACAGCAGCGTGAAATTGATGCAGCTTGATGGCGAGTGGGTTTATGTTGCCTACACCCCCTTGCAACGAAGCCGTTGGTCGTTAGCTCAAGTCATCCCGCGTGCCTATCTGGAACAGAAATTGCTGGGTCTAAATGTGCTGGCAAGCGTCCTGGGAATAATTTTGGTAATTGCTGCCATTGTGGCGCTGCGTTTAATTCAACTTCTAGAACAAACCCATCTCAGGGCGGAAACAGAAGCTCACCAGGCGCAACAACTAAACCAGGCATTTCAGGAACTCCGGCACACTCAGAGCCAGTTGATCCAGAGTGAAAAAATGTCTAGCTTGGGGCAGTTAGTGGCAGGGGTTGCCCATGAAATCAATAATCCAGTGAGTTTTATTCATGGCAACCTGAGCCACGTTAACGAGTACACCCACAGTTTGCTAAGTCTGGTTAACCTGTATCAGCAGTATTACCCGGATGCTGAACCTGTTATCCAGAAAGAAATTGAAGCGATCGATTTGGAGTTTTTGCAGGAAGACTTACCTAAAATTCTGGAATCGATGAAGATGGGCAGCAATCGCATCCGCCAAATCGTCCTTTCCCTGCGCAACTTTTCCCGCCTGGATCAGGCAGAAATGAAGCCTGTGAACATTCACGAGGGCATCGACAGCACCTTAATGATTTTGCAAAATCGGTTGAAAGCCAAGTCCCACTCACCCGACATTGAAATTATCAAGGACTACGGCAACCTCCCTGAAATTGAGTGTTATGCCGGGCAACTGAACCAGGTGTTTATGAACATTCTGAGTAATGCGATCGATGCATTAGAGGAGAAGTCAGGAGCCAGGAGCCAGGAGCCAGAAGGCATTCAGAATGTAGAACTTAAAACTCAAAACTCTTCTCCATCGCCCGCTCCCGACTCCCCACTCCCCACTCCCTCCATTCAGATTCAGACCCAACTGCTCACTCCCAACCGAGTTCGTATTCGGATTGCGGATAATGGTCCGGGAATTCCTCCAGCGGTTCAGGAACGTCTGTTCGACCCATTCTTCACCACAAAACCAGTCGGTGCTGGTACGGGTTTAGGATTGTCGATTAGCTATCAAATTGTTGTAGAGAAACATCGGGGTAGCCTCAAATGCATTTCCGAACTGGGCAAAGGCACAGAGTTCTGGATTGAGATTCCAACGCACCAAATAGAAGTGCCCTCCGCGTTGCCATCCAAAGAATTTGTAGCGTAG
- a CDS encoding diflavin flavoprotein, translating into MVALKERVESRLTLETVEIAANTTAIRCLDWDRDRFDIEFALQNGTTYNSFLIQGEKVALVDTSHEKFRQLYLDALAGLIDPRKIDYLIISHTEPDHSGLVADVLRLAPQAVVVGAKVAIQFLEDLVHQPFERKLVKNGDRLDLGNGHELEFVSAPNLHWPDTIFSYDHKTQVLFTCDAFGMHFCDDCTFDEDLELLEADFRTYYECLMEPNARSVLSAIKRMKELPPFSLIATGHGPLLQYHATELVGRYQEWSQAKAKAEMTVALFYVPEYGYSDRLAHAISQGISKTGVVVEEMDLRTVDASEIRELVGIASGIVIGMPSQAQSATTQVALSTILAAVNEKQSFGLFESGGGDDESVYPLRIRFQEVGLSEAFPPIQVKETPTEATYQLCDEAGTDLGQWLTRDRSIKQMKSMDGDLDKALGRISGGLYIITAKKKEASSAMLASWVAQASMEPLGFTIAVAKDRAIESFLHVGDRFVLNVLQEGNYQTLMRHFLKRFAPGADRFEGIKTYPANNGSPILADALAYLECEVVSRLDCNDHWLVYSTVEVGRVSDINALTAVHHRKVGNHY; encoded by the coding sequence ATGGTCGCACTCAAAGAACGAGTTGAATCCAGACTGACGCTGGAAACGGTTGAGATTGCAGCTAATACCACAGCAATTCGCTGTTTGGACTGGGATCGCGATCGGTTTGACATTGAATTTGCGCTCCAAAACGGCACTACTTATAACTCCTTCCTGATTCAGGGTGAAAAAGTCGCCCTGGTTGATACTTCCCATGAAAAGTTTCGGCAGCTATACCTGGATGCACTAGCGGGGTTGATTGATCCACGCAAGATTGACTACCTGATCATCAGTCACACGGAACCGGATCACAGTGGATTGGTGGCAGATGTTTTGAGATTAGCCCCCCAAGCGGTGGTGGTGGGTGCCAAAGTTGCGATTCAATTCCTGGAAGACCTGGTACATCAGCCGTTTGAACGAAAACTGGTGAAAAATGGCGATCGCCTCGATCTGGGCAATGGGCACGAACTGGAATTTGTCTCCGCTCCCAATCTGCACTGGCCCGACACCATTTTTTCCTACGATCACAAAACCCAGGTTCTGTTTACCTGCGACGCATTTGGCATGCACTTCTGTGATGATTGCACCTTTGATGAAGACCTGGAACTGTTGGAAGCTGATTTCCGCACCTACTACGAGTGCTTGATGGAGCCAAATGCCCGATCGGTTTTGTCTGCCATCAAGCGCATGAAGGAATTACCCCCCTTTTCCCTGATCGCCACCGGACACGGACCCTTGCTGCAATATCATGCTACTGAGCTGGTTGGACGCTACCAGGAATGGAGCCAGGCAAAGGCAAAAGCTGAAATGACTGTGGCGCTGTTTTACGTCCCAGAATACGGCTACAGCGATCGGCTCGCCCATGCCATCTCTCAGGGCATCTCTAAAACAGGGGTTGTCGTCGAAGAAATGGATTTACGGACTGTAGACGCCTCAGAAATTCGGGAACTGGTTGGAATTGCCTCTGGCATCGTCATTGGGATGCCGTCCCAGGCTCAGTCAGCCACAACCCAGGTAGCCCTCAGCACGATTCTGGCAGCCGTCAATGAGAAGCAATCCTTTGGTTTATTTGAGTCCGGCGGCGGGGATGATGAATCGGTCTATCCCTTACGAATTCGATTTCAGGAAGTTGGTCTGTCGGAAGCCTTTCCGCCCATTCAAGTTAAAGAAACTCCCACCGAAGCAACTTACCAACTCTGTGATGAAGCAGGAACCGACCTGGGACAGTGGCTCACCCGCGATCGCAGCATCAAGCAAATGAAGTCTATGGATGGCGATCTGGATAAAGCCCTGGGTCGGATCAGTGGTGGTCTCTACATTATCACCGCGAAAAAAAAGGAAGCTTCCAGCGCCATGCTGGCATCCTGGGTCGCACAAGCGAGTATGGAACCTTTAGGATTCACAATTGCAGTTGCCAAAGATCGGGCGATCGAGTCCTTCCTGCATGTGGGCGATCGCTTCGTCCTCAATGTGTTGCAAGAGGGCAATTACCAGACCTTAATGAGGCATTTTCTGAAACGCTTTGCCCCCGGAGCCGATCGGTTTGAAGGCATCAAAACCTATCCAGCAAACAATGGTTCTCCGATCCTGGCTGACGCTTTAGCGTATCTAGAATGCGAAGTGGTCAGTCGCCTGGATTGTAACGATCACTGGCTGGTTTACAGCACCGTTGAAGTTGGACGGGTTTCTGACATCAATGCTTTGACAGCCGTTCACCACCGGAAGGTTGGGAACCACTATTAA
- a CDS encoding phosphate-starvation-inducible PsiE family protein has product MQPSTKQAPDSWYLSLKRDRVVRALEAIQDLIVVSLCIGLFSFMLIQLREMFLSLLPPLDFPAVTADILFLLILVELFRLLIIYLQEQRVSIGVAVEVSIVSVLREVIVRGVLEAPWTQILATCALLLVLGLLLIVRVWLPPTFEGIDPEKRLSKRQRWEPEHPLQPLDTIEYSSVSAPPSVHSPLKSQ; this is encoded by the coding sequence ATGCAACCATCCACCAAGCAAGCGCCCGATTCCTGGTATCTCTCCCTCAAGCGCGATCGGGTTGTGCGTGCTTTAGAAGCCATCCAGGACTTGATCGTGGTTTCCCTCTGCATTGGCTTGTTCAGCTTTATGCTGATCCAACTTCGGGAAATGTTCCTTTCCCTGTTGCCTCCCCTGGATTTTCCAGCCGTAACGGCTGATATTCTGTTCTTATTGATTCTGGTGGAATTATTCCGCCTCCTGATTATCTACTTACAGGAGCAACGGGTGTCGATCGGGGTTGCCGTAGAAGTTTCAATTGTCTCCGTTTTGCGCGAAGTGATTGTTAGAGGCGTGTTAGAAGCACCCTGGACCCAAATTCTGGCAACTTGCGCGCTCCTCCTGGTTCTGGGTCTTTTACTGATTGTGCGGGTTTGGTTGCCGCCTACGTTTGAAGGCATTGACCCAGAGAAACGCCTTTCTAAACGGCAAAGATGGGAGCCAGAACACCCACTTCAACCCCTCGATACCATTGAATACTCCTCTGTCTCAGCACCCCCCTCCGTACACTCGCCCTTGAAGTCTCAGTAA